A window of Clostridium taeniosporum genomic DNA:
ATAACCTACAACAGCATAAAGTGGCATTACAGAAATTGTAGCTAAAGTTAATAATTTATCACTTAACTCTCCAGATATGAATGGCCATCCATTAGGAGTTTGTATAGTAGTTGTTATGTAATTGCTTGTATCCTTATTTGATAAAGCTAACATTAATATTGCTATAGATAAAACCCAATATCTATTAAAAGAAAATCCACCTATTATTCTTCCATTTTTATTACTAAAAATAGGTATTGATCCTCTATCTCCATCTATCATAACCAAAAAACCTTCAACAATATGTAGTACACCTATAAATGTCATAAGATATATTATATCAATATTGAAAATATTAGTATTTTTCAATAAAGGAATAAAATTAGACAATAATTTTACTATTATGCTAATAGCCCCTAATAATGCTCCTGAATAAGAAAAACAAATAAATCTAGGTTTTATAAACATTAAAACTATAGAAATCATAAATAAATATATTATTCCTGAATTTTCCCAAAATCTTATTCCTAAAACACTCAATATTAAACTACCTATAGAACCTGCTAATATTCCTAGTACAATTTGCGATAATGTAAGTTCTAGAGGAGTATTTATATTATCCCCTAGGATTAATTTTTGCATAATAACTAAATTTTTATTTTTTAAATATAATATTATTCCTAAAAAAACCAGTACAATCATTAAGGCTGGATTTACTATTGCACCAGCCACACCTCTTAAAGTATAAAATATTAATTCCATATTAATCCCCCTAATCAAGCTTCTGCGTTATTACTTCTAAAGCTTTATTAAATTGAGGATCTATGTTTCTATCATATTTTTCTTTAAATAAATCTTTAGGTATTTTTACTTCATAATCAGGTAGTATCCCCTTTTTATGAATGTTTTCTCCATTAGGAGTATAGTATTTTGAAACTGTTACTTTAAGTCCACCTATGTCATTTGAAAATCTTATAGGTTGTTGAACTATTCCTTTTCCAAATGTAGTTGTTCCAACTATAGTTGCAGCTTTATAATCTCTTAATGCTCCTGTAACAACCTCTGATGCACTTGCACTTCCTCCATCAACAAGTAACACTAAAGGGAAACCTTCAGCTATTCCACTAATAGCTGGTGATTCTGCTTTATTATTATATTTATCTATAGTATAAGTTATTATTTTTCCTTGTGGTATAAATTGAGATGCTACTCCAACTGCTTGTGAAAGTAATCCACCTGGATTTCCTCTTAAGTCTAGTATTAAACCTTTCATTCCTGAGTTTTTCAATTCTGTTATTTTATTTTTAAAATCATCTGTAATATTTTCATCCATAAAAGAAGTTAATTGTATATATCCAACAGATGAATTAATCATTTCTCCTCTTATTGACTGTACCTTTATAACATCTCTAGTTACATTTACATCAAATGTATCATTTTCTCCTCTAGCAATTGTTAATTTCACTTCTGCTTTTTCTTTTCCACTAATCATAGATATTGCTTTATCAAGTTCTTCTCCATTTAATTCAATATCATTTACTTTTTGTATTACATCGCCAGCTTGTAATCCTGCTGAAGCTGCTGGTGATCCTTCTATTGGAGATATAATTGTTATTTTATCATTCTTTACTCCAACTTGAACTCCTATTCCCATAAAACTACCTGTAGTTTGTTCCATAAATTTACCAAACTCTTCTTTATTCATAAATACTGTATAAGGATCTTTTAAAGATGCTGTCATACCTTTAATTGCTCCTTCTAATAAAACATTATCATCTATTTCACCATCAAATTTTGATATTAACGCTTCTCTCACTTGAAATAATGCTGAATATTTATCCACATCTTTCATTTGTTTTAATTCACTTGAAACTTTTGATGAAGCTGTAGTTAATATTATACCTTTTGTAGCTAAATAATTTCCTACAAATACGCAGCCTATACCACTAACAACTAACATGGCAGTAATTATAATTATTTGCCATACTTTATTTATTCTACGCTTTTCCTCATCTCTTTTTAAATAATTCACCGCTTTAGACTCCCTTTCGTATAAAAAAAATAATAAACCACTACTCTTTAATATATTTTACTTATTTATATTATTAGAATAAATAAAGTATTAATACTCTATTTATTCTAATAATTAAAAATATCTAAAGAATACTTGGTCCATTATTTCTATTTATAAACTAATTCTATTCTTATTTATGTTAAATTATACTATTAAGAATTTTCTTAAAGCCGATGCACTAGCAATTCCACCAACTAAAATTCCACCTATTACAAATTCCAATAGCATAACTTTTAAAATGTACATAGGAGGTACAAGTGTAACAAACATCATCATTGATGATATCCAACTAAATAATCCTTTATAAGCAAAGAATAATATTACACATGATAATGTAGAACCTAAAATTCCAATTACCATACCTTCTATTATAAAAGGCCATCTTATAAACCAATCGGTAGCTCCTACAAATTTCATTATTCCAACTTCTCTTCTTCTTGAATAAACCGTTAATTTTGTTGTATTCATTATTAAGAAAATAGATACCCCAACTAATATTATAAATAATGCTCCACCAACTATATTTATACCTTTTACAAATTTAACTATTCCATCAACAACCTGTTTTTGTTTTTGATTATCTATCTTTTCAATTCCTGTAAACCCCTCTAAAGCTTGGCTTATATTATTCGCATATTCAGGTGATTCAAGCTTTACAGTAAATGATGCTGGAAATGGATTATGTTCTAAAGTATACCCTTGTAATAAACCTTCATGTTCACTTGTTGTTTCTTTAACTTTTTTATAAGCCTCTTCTTTTGATTTATATACAACATCCTTTACACCATCTAATTCTCTCAACTTTAATTCTATTTCTCTTTGATCAATAAGTTTTATATCATCTTTAAGAAATACTTCAAGCTCAACCTTATCTTTTACACTATTAATAGCTTCATTTACGTTTCCAGCTAATAATATAAATGTCCCTAAAACAAAGAAGGTTATAAGTACTGTAAGTATTGAGGCAAAACTTATAGTTCTATTTCTTTTTAAACTAGTAAATGCATCTTTTATAAAATATGTAATTGTATTAATTCTCATCTTTATACTTACCTCTCTTTTCGTCTCTTACTATTTCTCCTCTATCAATTGCTATAACTCTCTTTTTCATATAATCAACTATATCCTTTGCATGAGTTGCCATCAAAATAGTTGTCCCAGATTTATTTATATCATCTAACAATTCCATTATTTCTCTAGCTGTCTCTGGATCTAGATTTCCTGTTGGTTCATCAGCTATTAAAACTGATGGATTATTTACCAATGCTCTTGCAAGAGATACTCTTTGCTGCTCTCCCCCAGATAATTCGTTAGGGAACATTTTATATTTATGAGATAAACCCACTAATGATAATACCATAGGTACTCTTCTTCTTATTTCTCTTGGTGATGCTCCCACTACCCTCATAGCAAAGGCAACATTTTCATATACATTTAAATTAGGTATCAATCTAAAATCCTGAAACACCATACCTATTTTTCTTCTATAATAAGGTATTTGTCTTCTAGTTATAGTTGATAAATCCTTCTTTCCTATTATTATCTTACCATTAGTTGGTTCTACTTCTTTCAATATCATTTTTATAAATGTTGATTTTCCTGATCCACTTGGTCCTACCAAGAAAACAAATTCGCCTGCATTTATTTCTATATTTACATCACTTAATGCTTTAACATTATTATCATATATTTTCGATATATTCTTAAACTCAATCATATTAACTCTCCTTTGGATGAAATTATACAATTTCTCTGTAAAACTTACAAAGTAATTATATCATAGAAGAGTTTTTAATGTTATACAAATTTATTAAATATACAACTTCTATTATTTTTAATCTTTTTGAATATCTTTAAAACCTTCTCCTAAAACTTCATGAACTTCTCCTACAGATATAAATGCTCTTTTATCAGTTTCTTGTATAAATCTTTTTAACTTTATAAATTGATTCCTACTTAATACAGCATATAAAACTGTAGAATCATTTCCAGTAAAACCACCAACCCCCTTTAAAAAAGTACATCCTCTCTCTAATACTTTTATTATATATTTACTAATTTCATCATTTTTTTCGCTAATAATAACCACTTGTTTACATATATTAAAACCTTCTATAAATTTGTCTATAAGTGTTCCTAAGATTATTACACTAAGCATAGAATACAACCCTATATCTATAGTAAATACTAACGCTGCTACAAATGTAATAATAAAATCTACTATTAACAAAGATTTTCCTATATCTAAATTTAAAAATTTATTTAGTATCTTAGCTAATATATCAGTTCCTCCAGTAGAGGAATTTTGATTAAATACTAAGGCCATACCAATAGCTGCTATTATCGTTCCAAAAACTGTAGCTATAATTAAATCTGTGGATATCGCTACTGGATTAAAGAATTTTTCTATAAACCACATTATTATTGATAAACCTAGACTTGCATATATTGTTTTAACCCCAAAATCCCCATTTATAAATATAAAAGATACAATTAACAATACAGCATTTAATATAAAAGTTATACCTCCTACTGACATATTAGGTGCATATTTATTTATTATAATACCTATTCCTGTTACACCACCACCAGCAAGATTATTAGGTATAAAGAAATATTCATTTCCTAATGCAACTAATATTATACCTAATGTTATTATTCCATACTCTTTCATGAAATTTTTCATAATTATCCCCCCTATTTACCGGAAAATATATTTTTTATTAATTTTAACTATTATTAAATTATTAAATTTTGCATTTTATTTTTCTATAGTATGTTAATAAATTTATATTTCCACAATTGCCTTTTATTATTCAAAATATGTAATAATCACTCTATATTTTCCCATTTTTTTCTTTTAATATCAACACTTAAACATTCAATAGTTCTTGTAAACATAAAAAATTCTACTTTAAAGATTTTCTAAAAATATATATTTTTAAATTTTATAAACGAATTTTTCCTCTAATTATCAACTTTCCACTCTCCACATCTTAACTAATATTTAATCTAAGTTAGATTTATAAGCTTTTTAATCTTTAAAATTTCTATAATTTTTTATTCTTTAGGTTTTATTTCTTAACCTTTAAGCAAAAGTATAATCTAAGTTATCCTCAGATTTTAAAAAATATAGTTTCTTAAAGAATAAAAAAAGGTAGCAATAAATACTATTGCTACCTAATAAGGCACATTCAAATAAATAACTAAGAGTATTCTAGTTTATTTTTTTAACCAATTCTTCCTTGAAACCTACTAATAGCAAAACCATTAACAGAACCCAAGTCATTGTATTTCACAAAATATCCGTCGCATCTTCACTTATTATTTATTTTTATATGCGTAATAAATTTAATTATCTTTTAATTGATACTGCCTTTTTAGCCTTTTCAACTATATTTTCAGTTGTTAATCCGTATGCTTTTAATAATTGTTCTGGTTTTCCACTTTCACCAAATGTATCTTGAATTCCAACTTTTAATACTGGAACTGGCATTTCTTCAGCTAATACTTCTGATACAGCAGAACCTAATCCACCAATTATGCTATGTTCTTCTGCAGTAACAATAGCACCTGTTTCTTTAGCTGCTTTTACTAATAATTCTGAATCTATTGGTTTTATAGTATGAATATTAATAACTCTTGCATTTATTCCATCTTTAGCTAACTCTTCCTTGGCTTCTAATGCTAATTTAACCATTATTCCTGTTGCTACTATAGTAACATCAACTCCTTCAGCTAATGTTATGCCTTTTCCTATTTCAAACTTATAATCAGCATTATTATTTACACTTTCAACCGCCAATCTACCAAGTCTTACATAACACGGTCCTTTATATTCAGCTACTGCTAAAATAGCAGCTTCTGTTTCAATTCCATCAGCTGGATTTATTACTGTCATGTTAGGAACACTTCTCATTAATGAAATATCTTCAACTGATTGGTGAGATGCTCCATCTTCTCCTACTGTTAATCCTGCATGAGTTGCACAAACTTTAACATTAAGATTTGGATAACAAATTGAATTTCTAATTTGTTCAAATGCTCTACCTGCTGCAAACATTGCAAATGTACTAACAAATGGAACTTTTCCACAAGTTGAAAGACCTGCTGCAACTCCCATCATATTAGCTTCTGCTATTCCCATATTTATAAATCTTTCTGGTGAAGCAGCTTTAAAATCTGCTGTTTTTGTTGACTTTGATAAATCTGCATCTAATACTACAACATCTTTATTTATGTTTGAAAGTTTTACTAATGCCTTACCATAAGCTTCTCTAGTTGCCATTTTATTACCCATTAGTTTTCCCCTCCAATTTCTTTTAATGCTTGATCACGTTGTTCTACGCTAGGTGCCGTTCCATGCCATCCTGCTTGATTTTCCATAAATGAAACACCTTTTCCTTTTACTGTTTTACATACTATAACAGTTGGTTTTCCTTTTGTATTTTTAGCTTTTTCAATTGCTTCTAAAAT
This region includes:
- a CDS encoding PDZ domain-containing protein, with protein sequence MELIFYTLRGVAGAIVNPALMIVLVFLGIILYLKNKNLVIMQKLILGDNINTPLELTLSQIVLGILAGSIGSLILSVLGIRFWENSGIIYLFMISIVLMFIKPRFICFSYSGALLGAISIIVKLLSNFIPLLKNTNIFNIDIIYLMTFIGVLHIVEGFLVMIDGDRGSIPIFSNKNGRIIGGFSFNRYWVLSIAILMLALSNKDTSNYITTTIQTPNGWPFISGELSDKLLTLATISVMPLYAVVGYSSITFTKGKKEKVLHSGISILIYGICLAIVAQIARFGLLFKVLVIVFAPFAHEMMIKVQRNNENKYEPKFMSDEEGLVVLEVVPNGIAYNLGIKSGNKLISVNNNNVNCESDVLIILKENLYNATFTIKDSKGNIKDIPVKTTKGKRLGMILVPRAIKEKDKICVEENKFSDILNNIKEKH
- a CDS encoding S41 family peptidase yields the protein MNYLKRDEEKRRINKVWQIIIITAMLVVSGIGCVFVGNYLATKGIILTTASSKVSSELKQMKDVDKYSALFQVREALISKFDGEIDDNVLLEGAIKGMTASLKDPYTVFMNKEEFGKFMEQTTGSFMGIGVQVGVKNDKITIISPIEGSPAASAGLQAGDVIQKVNDIELNGEELDKAISMISGKEKAEVKLTIARGENDTFDVNVTRDVIKVQSIRGEMINSSVGYIQLTSFMDENITDDFKNKITELKNSGMKGLILDLRGNPGGLLSQAVGVASQFIPQGKIITYTIDKYNNKAESPAISGIAEGFPLVLLVDGGSASASEVVTGALRDYKAATIVGTTTFGKGIVQQPIRFSNDIGGLKVTVSKYYTPNGENIHKKGILPDYEVKIPKDLFKEKYDRNIDPQFNKALEVITQKLD
- the ftsX gene encoding permease-like cell division protein FtsX; the encoded protein is MRINTITYFIKDAFTSLKRNRTISFASILTVLITFFVLGTFILLAGNVNEAINSVKDKVELEVFLKDDIKLIDQREIELKLRELDGVKDVVYKSKEEAYKKVKETTSEHEGLLQGYTLEHNPFPASFTVKLESPEYANNISQALEGFTGIEKIDNQKQKQVVDGIVKFVKGINIVGGALFIILVGVSIFLIMNTTKLTVYSRRREVGIMKFVGATDWFIRWPFIIEGMVIGILGSTLSCVILFFAYKGLFSWISSMMMFVTLVPPMYILKVMLLEFVIGGILVGGIASASALRKFLIV
- the ftsE gene encoding cell division ATP-binding protein FtsE produces the protein MIEFKNISKIYDNNVKALSDVNIEINAGEFVFLVGPSGSGKSTFIKMILKEVEPTNGKIIIGKKDLSTITRRQIPYYRRKIGMVFQDFRLIPNLNVYENVAFAMRVVGASPREIRRRVPMVLSLVGLSHKYKMFPNELSGGEQQRVSLARALVNNPSVLIADEPTGNLDPETAREIMELLDDINKSGTTILMATHAKDIVDYMKKRVIAIDRGEIVRDEKRGKYKDEN
- a CDS encoding YitT family protein — its product is MKNFMKEYGIITLGIILVALGNEYFFIPNNLAGGGVTGIGIIINKYAPNMSVGGITFILNAVLLIVSFIFINGDFGVKTIYASLGLSIIMWFIEKFFNPVAISTDLIIATVFGTIIAAIGMALVFNQNSSTGGTDILAKILNKFLNLDIGKSLLIVDFIITFVAALVFTIDIGLYSMLSVIILGTLIDKFIEGFNICKQVVIISEKNDEISKYIIKVLERGCTFLKGVGGFTGNDSTVLYAVLSRNQFIKLKRFIQETDKRAFISVGEVHEVLGEGFKDIQKD
- a CDS encoding transketolase family protein — translated: MGNKMATREAYGKALVKLSNINKDVVVLDADLSKSTKTADFKAASPERFINMGIAEANMMGVAAGLSTCGKVPFVSTFAMFAAGRAFEQIRNSICYPNLNVKVCATHAGLTVGEDGASHQSVEDISLMRSVPNMTVINPADGIETEAAILAVAEYKGPCYVRLGRLAVESVNNNADYKFEIGKGITLAEGVDVTIVATGIMVKLALEAKEELAKDGINARVINIHTIKPIDSELLVKAAKETGAIVTAEEHSIIGGLGSAVSEVLAEEMPVPVLKVGIQDTFGESGKPEQLLKAYGLTTENIVEKAKKAVSIKR